The DNA segment GCGAGGGATGACCGTGCTCCGCATCGCGGCGGAGTGGGCCGATCGAGGGTCACAACGGGAAAACACGTCCGATGGCGGCGGCGGCAAGAAGCCCGGACGCGGGAGTCAGCGAATCTCGTTGGTGCGGTGGCGAGTCAGACGGCCATCAGCCAGACCGACCCAGCCGCACGCGGAGATTCACTCCCGTGCCCGGGCTGGACATGGACATAGGCATGTCCATCAGGTTGGCGAAGCGGAGACTCATCGGCGATGACGATAGCCGCCCGTCACTTCGAGTCAAGCGTCGCTGCACGCCGCCCGGCATCACGGCCGCGACGTCAGGAACTCCAGCACATCGATCTTCGACACGATCCCCGTGATCGCGCCGTTGTCCACCACCACGCCCACCTGGTCCGTCTCGAAGATGCGGAACAGTTCCTCGATGCGCGCCTTCGGATAGATCAGCCCGCCGATCGGGTGCGCCACCAGCCGCACCGGCGATGCGGGCGTCACCTCCCCGCCGTGCAGACCCCGAAGCACATCCACCTCGTGCACCATCGAATGCGGATGACCCTGCCCATCCACCACCGGCACCTGCGACACCCCGTGCTCCTTCAGCAGCGCAATCACCTCGCCCACCGAATCCGTCTCTCTCGCGGTGATGACCCGCTGCGGGTGCGCCCGCAGGATGTCCTCCACCAGCCCGAGGTCGTGTCCGCCGTCCAGGAAGCCGTAGTCCTTCATCCACGCATCGGAGAGGAACTTCGTGATGTACCGCGTCCCCGAGTCCGGCAGCACCGTCACCACCGTCTTGCCCGGCCCAAGCTTCTTCGCCACCTGGATCGCGATGTGCACGTTCCCGCCGCTGGACCCCCCGCAGAACAGCCCCTCCTCTCGCACCAGCCGGCGCGCGACCGTGAAGCACTCCTTGTCGTTCACCTGGTGGATCTCGTCGATCACCGAGAAGTCCGTCGCGCGGCAGAGGATGTCCTCGCCCATCCCCTCCACCTTGTACACGTGCGGCGTCGGCAGCGTCTTGGTGTAGAAGTAGTGGTAGTGCACCGACCCGATCGGGTCGACGCCGACGATCCGCACCTTCGGCGCGTGCTTCTTGAAGTACCGCCCGATCCCCGACAGCGTGCCCCCCGTCCCCAGCCCAGCCACCACCGCGTCGATCTTCCCCCCGTCCGTCTCGCGGAAGATCTCGGCCCCGGTCAGGTTCTCGTGTGCATCGATGTTCAGCGGGTTGTGGTACTGATCCACGTAGAACGCCCCGGGCGTCTCCCGCGCAATCCGCTTGGCCGTCTCGACATAGTGCTGAGGCGAGTCGCCCGGCACATCCGTCGGCGTGATCACCACCTCCGCCCCGAAGGACTTGAGCATGTTCACCTTCTCGAGCGACATCTTGTCCGGCATCGTGAACACGCAGCGGTAGCCCCGCACCGCGCACCACATCGCCACCCCAAGCCCCGTGTTGCCCGATGTGTTCTCCACGATCGTCGCGCCCGGCTTGATGTCGCCGCGCTTCAGCGACTCCTCGAGGATGTAGTACGCCATCCGGTCCTTGATGGACCCCGCCGGGTTCATGTACTCGCACTTGACCAGCACCGTGGCGCACCCCTCGGGCACGACCTTGTTCAGGCGGATCAGGGGGGTGTTGCCGATGGCGTCGAGGATCGAGTTCTTCGTGTTCACGGGCGGTTCCTGGTCGTTCGGGCCGGTGCCGGGCGTCGGACCCGCAGCATAGCCGCCGCGGCCGGGGCTGTGCCGGTCGCCTCAGGAATCGCCCAGGTTATTCGTCTGCCCCCGCCGCCCGCTCAGGATCCGTGGTCGAACATCATGACCGGCTGCGAACCCTCGTCCGGGTCCAGCACCATGTTCTCGATGTTCAGGCTCGGGAAGACCCGGTACACGTCGTCCGCCATCAGGTTCGATTCCAGCACCGTCCCGTCCAGTGCACACACCGTGTACCGCGGTCCCTCGCGCGTTGCGTACGCCAGCACAAGGTGGTCCGCCGAGGTGAGCTGCCCGATCAGCATGTTCCCCAGCGCATCGCGGTCAGGGGCCTTGAACACCGCCGGGGCCGGGCCCAGCGTCGGCTTGGGGGTCCGCGCGTGCAGCGGGTCCGCCGAGGAGTCGCTCGGGCGGATCACCGAGGAAATCGCCGCGAACACCATCACCGCGACAGCGATCGCGACAATCCGGTTCACGGAGCGGGGAAGCGGCGACAACAGGCGTCGTGACATGGAATCCATATATGGCTTATCGGCGCCCGCCGCGGCTGCATCAAGACGATCCCTCAGTTGGGCCCCGCAAACCGGCGGCCCGGAAGGGGTTCAACGTCCGAGAAGTCCCGCCATAGGGGGAAGAGGAGGATGGAGCAAGGGAGGGTGGGGTCAGGCGGTTTCCACTGCGGGCGAGGCCAGCGCGGGCTTGCGCCGCCTCACGACCACCTCCGGGCTCGGCGCTGCTGCCCGGCGCTCCGGCAGGGGTGCATCCGACAGCGCATCCGCGAGCCATTGCCGGGTCTGCTGCCAGTCGCCGACGATCGTCTTGCGGGAGACCCCGAGCACCTCGGCAACCTGCGTGTGGTTCAGCCCCGCAAAGAAACGCAGCTCGACCAGCCGCCCCCAGCGCGGGTTGACCTTGCTCAAGCGCGTGATGACCTCATCGAGCTCCCGCATCTCGACCTCACGCTCGCCCGAACTGGTCACCATGTCGAACGACACGCGGGCGTGCCCGAAGCCGCGCTTAAGCGCGCGCCGCCGCCGCGCATGGTCGATCAGCACCTTGCGCATCGCCGACGCGGCGACCGCGAAGAAGTGCGCCGGGCCGTTCCACGATTCCGGCGGGTTCCGCGCCAGGCGCAGGTACGTCTCATGCACCAGCAGCGACGGCTCCAGCATGATGTCGCGCTGCTCGCGCCGCAGGAACGACCCCGCCAGCGCGCGGAGCTGGTCGTACACCACCGGCAGCAGGTCGTCGGTGGATGCCGCCCGTTGGCGTGGCGCGGAGGCAGGAGCGGGCTGCGGGGTGGCGCGGCGACCGTTCGAAGGAGTCCTTTTCATGATCGCTCCACGAGGAAGCCGACCCTGGCTCGAGCGGGCCGACTCATCCTACTGGGGGAAGCCGCGGAACGGGAGGGTGTCGAGGGAAAACGCACCAAGTGGGCCGAAATCATGCGAACGGTGTGCGTACATTGACGGCGGTGGCGCGCGGGGGGCGGATTGCGCTCTCCCAAGTGCGAGCGAGCGGGGTTCCCACACAACCCGCCCGAGCGCCACGAAGGGACCGAACAGACAGGCAGGAGCAAGGAGCACAAGCCATGGCTGCGAAGAACTCTGGTGGTCGAGAGGAAGGGAAGCCCGACGCACAAGGGGGAAAGACCGCGAAGAAAGCGGATCTCCGCTCGGTCAGCGGGGGCTTTGCCCCCAAGGAGGTTCCGGTCCAGACCAAGGCGCCGCCGCTGACGATCAAGATCAAACTGGACCAGGATCTCAAGGGGTAGCAAAGTCGTGTGACCAGGTTGTGTTGTGTTCGCGCCATCGCCCGCTTTTCGCGGGCGATTTTTGTTGTGCGCGATCAGCCTGCAGACCGCACCGGATCACCCCCAGCCCGGTGGCGCGCACCGCGCCGAATGCGCGTGTTTCTGTGTACGTGACGTGTTGCACAGTTCGCGTTTCCTCGTGAGGCCGCTTCATGAGGCGGGTTGTCCGGAACCCCAACCAACAACCACAGGCCGGACCACAAGGTGGAGCACGAATCATGATGAACCCGAAGGATCCGAAGGCACCGACCACGACGCAGGGCAAGCCCATCAGCAGCAAGGGCTCGCTGAAGTACGCGTCGGGCGGCGGCGGCAAGGAGTGCGAGGAAGAGAACGCCAAGATCGAGATGGCCGAGAAGGCGAACGCCAACAAGATCGACAAGAGCAAGCTCGCCGGCGCTTCGGGCGGCTCGAAGAACCCCGCTGAGACCGTCGACGCCATCAAGTCGCCGGCGACCCAGGCCCAGGGCTTCGAGAAGTCCGGACGTTTCAGCAAGACCGATGCGCACAGCATCGTCGGCGGCTCGAAGAACCCGGCCGAGTCGGTCGACACCTTCAAGGGCGGAGCGACGAAGGCCGACGGCTTCGAGAAGTCGGGACGCTTTACCAAGACGGACGCTCAGAACATTGTCGGGGGCGGCCCGATGACCGCGCAATCGGGAACACGCGAGCAGTTCCCATCGCAGAAGGGCGGCACGACCAAGGACCAGGTGGTCAAGGGCGGCTGAGCCCGCGCGGCCGTGCAGGAATCCCAGACGGCGGGCGTCCGGATGGCGCCCGCCGTTCTTTCGCGCCGATATCACTAGGCGAGCTGCCGCTTGACCAGGTCGTAGAACAGGCCCGGCACGCTGACGAGGTGGTCGTAGTTCCCCTGCTGCACCACGCGGCCCTTGTCGACGACGTAGATGCGGTCGGCTGTGGCGATCGTCGAGAGGCGGTGGGCGATGACGATCCGGGTGGAGCGGAGGCGGTCGAGCGACTGCGTGACGATGGCCTGCGTGGGGTTGTCCAGGGCGCTGGTGGCCTCGTCGAAGAAGACGATGCGCGGTCGGGTGACCAGGGCCCGCGCGATCATCAGTCGCTGGCGCTGGCCGCCGGAGAGGGACGCCGCGGACTCGGAGATGATGGTGTGCATCCCCATCGGCATCTCCTCGATGTCGCGGTCGAAGCCCGCGAGGCGGGCGGCCTCCCAGGCGTCGGCGAGGGTGAGGCTGACCGAGGAGCCGACGATGTTGGAGAAGATGTCGCCGGGCATGAGGTCGCCGTTCTGGAGGACGACGCCGATCTGGCGGCGCAGGGCGTGCGGGTCCAGCCCGGCGGCGTCGAACCCGTCGTAGGCGATGGTGCCGGATTCGGGCTGCTCGAACCCAAGGAGGATGCGCAGGAGGGTGGACTTGCCCGAGCCGGAGGGGCCGACGATGGCGACG comes from the Phycisphaeraceae bacterium genome and includes:
- a CDS encoding pyridoxal-phosphate dependent enzyme codes for the protein MNTKNSILDAIGNTPLIRLNKVVPEGCATVLVKCEYMNPAGSIKDRMAYYILEESLKRGDIKPGATIVENTSGNTGLGVAMWCAVRGYRCVFTMPDKMSLEKVNMLKSFGAEVVITPTDVPGDSPQHYVETAKRIARETPGAFYVDQYHNPLNIDAHENLTGAEIFRETDGGKIDAVVAGLGTGGTLSGIGRYFKKHAPKVRIVGVDPIGSVHYHYFYTKTLPTPHVYKVEGMGEDILCRATDFSVIDEIHQVNDKECFTVARRLVREEGLFCGGSSGGNVHIAIQVAKKLGPGKTVVTVLPDSGTRYITKFLSDAWMKDYGFLDGGHDLGLVEDILRAHPQRVITARETDSVGEVIALLKEHGVSQVPVVDGQGHPHSMVHEVDVLRGLHGGEVTPASPVRLVAHPIGGLIYPKARIEELFRIFETDQVGVVVDNGAITGIVSKIDVLEFLTSRP
- a CDS encoding sigma-70 family RNA polymerase sigma factor — protein: MKRTPSNGRRATPQPAPASAPRQRAASTDDLLPVVYDQLRALAGSFLRREQRDIMLEPSLLVHETYLRLARNPPESWNGPAHFFAVAASAMRKVLIDHARRRRALKRGFGHARVSFDMVTSSGEREVEMRELDEVITRLSKVNPRWGRLVELRFFAGLNHTQVAEVLGVSRKTIVGDWQQTRQWLADALSDAPLPERRAAAPSPEVVVRRRKPALASPAVETA